A portion of the Diceros bicornis minor isolate mBicDic1 chromosome 20, mDicBic1.mat.cur, whole genome shotgun sequence genome contains these proteins:
- the FST gene encoding follistatin isoform X1 encodes MVRPRHQPGGLCLLLLLLCQFMEDRSAQAGNCWLRQAKNGRCQVLYKTELSKEECCSTGRLSTSWTEEDVNDNTLFKWMIFNGGAPNCIPCKETCENVDCGPGKKCRMNKKNKPRCVCAPDCSNITWKGPVCGLDGKTYRNECALLKARCKEQPELEVQYQGKCKKTCRDVNCPGSSTCVVDQTNNAYCVTCNRICPEPASSEQYLCGNDGVTYSSACHLRKATCLLGRSIGLAYEGKCVKAKSCEDIQCTGGKKCLWDFKVGRGRCSLCDELCPDSKSEEPVCASDNATYASECAMKEAACSSGVLLEVKHSGSCNSISEDTEEEEEDEDQDYSFPISSILEW; translated from the exons ATGGTCCGTCCCAGGCACCAGCCCGGCGGGCTttgcctcctgctgctgctgctctgccaGTTCATGGAGGACCGCAGCGCCCAGG CTGGGAATTGCTGGCTCCGCCAAGCGAAGAACGGCCGGTGCCAGGTCCTGTACAAGACAGAACTGAGCAAGGAGGAGTGCTGCAGCACCGGCCGCCTGAGCACCTCGTGGACCGAGGAGGACGTAAATGACAACACGCTCTTCAAGTGGATGATTTTCAACGGGGGCGCCCCCAACTGCATCCCCTGTAAAG AAACGTGCGAAAACGTGGACTGTGGACCAGGAAAAAAATGCCGAAtgaacaagaagaataagcccCGCTGCGTCTGCGCCCCAGATTGTTCCAACATCACCTGGAAAGGCCCAGTCTGTGGGCTGGACGGGAAAACCTACCGCAACGAATGTGCGCTCCTCAAGGCCAGATGTAAAGAGCAGCCAGAACTGGAAGTCCAGTACCAGGGCAAATGTAAAA AGACCTGTCGGGATGTTAACTGTCCAGGCAGCTCCACATGCGTGGTGGACCAGACGAATAATGCCTACTGTGTGACATGTAACCGGATTTGCCCAGAGCCCGCCTCCTCTGAACAGTATCTCTGTGGGAATGATGGAGTGACCTACTCCAGTGCCTGTCACCTGAGAAAGGCCACCTGCCTACTGGGCAGATCGATTGGATTAGCCTATGAGGGAAAGTGTGTCA AAGCAAAGTCCTGTGAAGATATCCAGTGCACTGGTGGAAAAAAGTGTTTATGGGATTTCAAGGTTGGCAGAGGCCGGTGTTCCCTCTGCGATGAGCTGTGCCCTGACAGTAAGTCTGAGGAGCCTGTCTGTGCCAGTGACAATGCCACTTACGCCAGCGAGTGTGCCATGAAGGAAGCTGCCTGCTCCTCAGGTGTGCTGCTGGAAGTAAAGCATTCCGGATCTTGCAACT CCATTTCGGAAGACaccgaggaagaggaggaagatgaagaCCAGGACTACAGCTTTCCTATATCTTCCATTCTAGAGTGGTAA
- the FST gene encoding follistatin isoform X3: MVRPRHQPGGLCLLLLLLCQFMEDRSAQAGNCWLRQAKNGRCQVLYKTELSKEECCSTGRLSTSWTEEDVNDNTLFKWMIFNGGAPNCIPCKETCENVDCGPGKKCRMNKKNKPRCVCAPDCSNITWKGPVCGLDGKTYRNECALLKARCKEQPELEVQYQGKCKKTCRDVNCPGSSTCVVDQTNNAYCVTCNRICPEPASSEQYLCGNDGVTYSSACHLRKATCLLGRSIGLAYEGKCVKAKSCEDIQCTGGKKCLWDFKVGRGRCSLCDELCPDSKSEEPVCASDNATYASECAMKEAACSSGVLLEVKHSGSCNSPLYSPI, translated from the exons ATGGTCCGTCCCAGGCACCAGCCCGGCGGGCTttgcctcctgctgctgctgctctgccaGTTCATGGAGGACCGCAGCGCCCAGG CTGGGAATTGCTGGCTCCGCCAAGCGAAGAACGGCCGGTGCCAGGTCCTGTACAAGACAGAACTGAGCAAGGAGGAGTGCTGCAGCACCGGCCGCCTGAGCACCTCGTGGACCGAGGAGGACGTAAATGACAACACGCTCTTCAAGTGGATGATTTTCAACGGGGGCGCCCCCAACTGCATCCCCTGTAAAG AAACGTGCGAAAACGTGGACTGTGGACCAGGAAAAAAATGCCGAAtgaacaagaagaataagcccCGCTGCGTCTGCGCCCCAGATTGTTCCAACATCACCTGGAAAGGCCCAGTCTGTGGGCTGGACGGGAAAACCTACCGCAACGAATGTGCGCTCCTCAAGGCCAGATGTAAAGAGCAGCCAGAACTGGAAGTCCAGTACCAGGGCAAATGTAAAA AGACCTGTCGGGATGTTAACTGTCCAGGCAGCTCCACATGCGTGGTGGACCAGACGAATAATGCCTACTGTGTGACATGTAACCGGATTTGCCCAGAGCCCGCCTCCTCTGAACAGTATCTCTGTGGGAATGATGGAGTGACCTACTCCAGTGCCTGTCACCTGAGAAAGGCCACCTGCCTACTGGGCAGATCGATTGGATTAGCCTATGAGGGAAAGTGTGTCA AAGCAAAGTCCTGTGAAGATATCCAGTGCACTGGTGGAAAAAAGTGTTTATGGGATTTCAAGGTTGGCAGAGGCCGGTGTTCCCTCTGCGATGAGCTGTGCCCTGACAGTAAGTCTGAGGAGCCTGTCTGTGCCAGTGACAATGCCACTTACGCCAGCGAGTGTGCCATGAAGGAAGCTGCCTGCTCCTCAGGTGTGCTGCTGGAAGTAAAGCATTCCGGATCTTGCAACT CTCCCCTGTATTCCCCCATCTAG
- the FST gene encoding follistatin isoform X4 has protein sequence MVRPRHQPGGLCLLLLLLCQFMEDRSAQAGNCWLRQAKNGRCQVLYKTELSKEECCSTGRLSTSWTEEDVNDNTLFKWMIFNGGAPNCIPCKETCENVDCGPGKKCRMNKKNKPRCVCAPDCSNITWKGPVCGLDGKTYRNECALLKARCKEQPELEVQYQGKCKKTCRDVNCPGSSTCVVDQTNNAYCVTCNRICPEPASSEQYLCGNDGVTYSSACHLRKATCLLGRSIGLAYEGKCVKAKSCEDIQCTGGKKCLWDFKVGRGRCSLCDELCPDSKSEEPVCASDNATYASECAMKEAACSSGVLLEVKHSGSCN, from the exons ATGGTCCGTCCCAGGCACCAGCCCGGCGGGCTttgcctcctgctgctgctgctctgccaGTTCATGGAGGACCGCAGCGCCCAGG CTGGGAATTGCTGGCTCCGCCAAGCGAAGAACGGCCGGTGCCAGGTCCTGTACAAGACAGAACTGAGCAAGGAGGAGTGCTGCAGCACCGGCCGCCTGAGCACCTCGTGGACCGAGGAGGACGTAAATGACAACACGCTCTTCAAGTGGATGATTTTCAACGGGGGCGCCCCCAACTGCATCCCCTGTAAAG AAACGTGCGAAAACGTGGACTGTGGACCAGGAAAAAAATGCCGAAtgaacaagaagaataagcccCGCTGCGTCTGCGCCCCAGATTGTTCCAACATCACCTGGAAAGGCCCAGTCTGTGGGCTGGACGGGAAAACCTACCGCAACGAATGTGCGCTCCTCAAGGCCAGATGTAAAGAGCAGCCAGAACTGGAAGTCCAGTACCAGGGCAAATGTAAAA AGACCTGTCGGGATGTTAACTGTCCAGGCAGCTCCACATGCGTGGTGGACCAGACGAATAATGCCTACTGTGTGACATGTAACCGGATTTGCCCAGAGCCCGCCTCCTCTGAACAGTATCTCTGTGGGAATGATGGAGTGACCTACTCCAGTGCCTGTCACCTGAGAAAGGCCACCTGCCTACTGGGCAGATCGATTGGATTAGCCTATGAGGGAAAGTGTGTCA AAGCAAAGTCCTGTGAAGATATCCAGTGCACTGGTGGAAAAAAGTGTTTATGGGATTTCAAGGTTGGCAGAGGCCGGTGTTCCCTCTGCGATGAGCTGTGCCCTGACAGTAAGTCTGAGGAGCCTGTCTGTGCCAGTGACAATGCCACTTACGCCAGCGAGTGTGCCATGAAGGAAGCTGCCTGCTCCTCAGGTGTGCTGCTGGAAGTAAAGCATTCCGGATCTTGCAACT GA
- the FST gene encoding follistatin isoform X2, giving the protein MVRPRHQPGGLCLLLLLLCQFMEDRSAQAGNCWLRQAKNGRCQVLYKTELSKEECCSTGRLSTSWTEEDVNDNTLFKWMIFNGGAPNCIPCKETCENVDCGPGKKCRMNKKNKPRCVCAPDCSNITWKGPVCGLDGKTYRNECALLKARCKEQPELEVQYQGKCKKTCRDVNCPGSSTCVVDQTNNAYCVTCNRICPEPASSEQYLCGNDGVTYSSACHLRKATCLLGRSIGLAYEGKCVTKSCEDIQCTGGKKCLWDFKVGRGRCSLCDELCPDSKSEEPVCASDNATYASECAMKEAACSSGVLLEVKHSGSCNSISEDTEEEEEDEDQDYSFPISSILEW; this is encoded by the exons ATGGTCCGTCCCAGGCACCAGCCCGGCGGGCTttgcctcctgctgctgctgctctgccaGTTCATGGAGGACCGCAGCGCCCAGG CTGGGAATTGCTGGCTCCGCCAAGCGAAGAACGGCCGGTGCCAGGTCCTGTACAAGACAGAACTGAGCAAGGAGGAGTGCTGCAGCACCGGCCGCCTGAGCACCTCGTGGACCGAGGAGGACGTAAATGACAACACGCTCTTCAAGTGGATGATTTTCAACGGGGGCGCCCCCAACTGCATCCCCTGTAAAG AAACGTGCGAAAACGTGGACTGTGGACCAGGAAAAAAATGCCGAAtgaacaagaagaataagcccCGCTGCGTCTGCGCCCCAGATTGTTCCAACATCACCTGGAAAGGCCCAGTCTGTGGGCTGGACGGGAAAACCTACCGCAACGAATGTGCGCTCCTCAAGGCCAGATGTAAAGAGCAGCCAGAACTGGAAGTCCAGTACCAGGGCAAATGTAAAA AGACCTGTCGGGATGTTAACTGTCCAGGCAGCTCCACATGCGTGGTGGACCAGACGAATAATGCCTACTGTGTGACATGTAACCGGATTTGCCCAGAGCCCGCCTCCTCTGAACAGTATCTCTGTGGGAATGATGGAGTGACCTACTCCAGTGCCTGTCACCTGAGAAAGGCCACCTGCCTACTGGGCAGATCGATTGGATTAGCCTATGAGGGAAAGTGTGTCA CAAAGTCCTGTGAAGATATCCAGTGCACTGGTGGAAAAAAGTGTTTATGGGATTTCAAGGTTGGCAGAGGCCGGTGTTCCCTCTGCGATGAGCTGTGCCCTGACAGTAAGTCTGAGGAGCCTGTCTGTGCCAGTGACAATGCCACTTACGCCAGCGAGTGTGCCATGAAGGAAGCTGCCTGCTCCTCAGGTGTGCTGCTGGAAGTAAAGCATTCCGGATCTTGCAACT CCATTTCGGAAGACaccgaggaagaggaggaagatgaagaCCAGGACTACAGCTTTCCTATATCTTCCATTCTAGAGTGGTAA